ATAATTTAACTTGGTTAAAATCCAAAAGCTTTGACTTAAGTCAACTTATTAATAAAAGGGGCGAAAGGCTATGGGCGATGGGCGATGGTCAATAGGTTATAAGGTTTTCCCGATTTTTCTTTTCCTATAGCCTCGTGCCTATAGCCTATAGCCTGTATTTTCTATTTTCGAACTAAGGTCTTGAAAAAGACTCCGAAAACCAGGATAATGGAAAAATGAAATCCACCCCGGCCTTTTTAAAAATCATACTGGACAGCATTACCGAAGGGGTCTTTACCATAAACAAGGATCGGGTGATTACCTCCTTCAACCAGGCGGCGGAAGCCATAACCGGATTCCCCCGGGAAAAGGCCATGGGCAAAAAATGTTATGAGATCTTTCAGGCCGATATTTGCCAGGAGTCCTGTGCCCTGGCCCGGACCCTAAAAACCGGGAAAAATGTCGTGGACCTGCCGGTCAATATTTTAAATGCCGAAGGGAAAGTCCTTCCGATCAGCGTTACCACCGCCGTTTTAAAGGACGTTCAGGGAAAAATGATCGGAGGGGTGGAGACCTTTCGCGATTTGAGGGTTATCGAGACCCTGCGTAAAGAAATAACCGGAAAGTATACCCTGAATGACATCGTTAGTAAAAGTGCCGCCCTGCAGAAAATCTTCGACATCCTGCCCGATATCGCCCGGAGTGACAGCGCAGTCCTCATCCTGGGTCCCAGCGGGTCCGGCAAAGAGATCCTGGCCAAAGCCATTCACCAACTGAGTGGCCGGAAGGATAAGCCTTTTGTAGCCATTAATTGCAGTGCCCTGCCGGAGACCCTGCTTGAATCCGAGCTTTTCGGCTATGTTCGCGGGGCCTTTACCGACGCCAAAAAAGACAAACCCGGAAAGTTTGCGCTGGTCGATTCCGGGACCTTATTTTTAGATGAAATCGCTGACCTGCCCCTGACGGTGCAGGCCAAGTTATTAAGGGTCCTCCAGGAAAAAACCTATGAACCCCTGGGTTCCAATGTAAGCCGAAACGTTAAGGCCCGTTTAATCTCTGCAACCAATAAGGGTCTGAAGGATCTGGTTAAAAGCGGCCTGTTCCGAGAGGATCTTTATTATCGACTCAAGGTCATCCAGATCGAATTACCTTCTTTAAAAGAACGCCGCGAAGATATCCCTCTTCTGATTGAGCATTTCATTAATAAATTTAATTTTAGAACCGGAAAAAAAATTTCCCAGGTCTCGTCAAAGGCACTCCAAATCTTGATGCATTATGATTTTCCCGGCAATATTCGGGAATTGGAAAATATCATTGAACATGCCTTTGTCCTCTGCCACGGTCCTGTTATCCAATTATCCCATCTTCCCCCCGACCTCCAGCATTACGGCTGGGAATCCGCCATTCCAACCCTTCTTTTGGGGAAAAAATGGAAGGACCAGGAATGGGAGGTCATCCAAAAGGTCCTGGAAAAATATCAGGGCAATCGAACCCTGGCCGCCAAAGAATTAGGGCTCCACCCCACCACCCTCTGGCGAAAGCTTAAACGCTTTTCTTCATCCCCTTCTTGATTGCAAATTGCAATTTTGCAATCAATTTATTGCAATTTGCAATTTATGCTCAAAACCAGCCGGACGCCGATAATTTAGTATCCAATTAATATTATTATTAAATACCCATGTTCTTTTTTTGGCATCCTTTTTGATTAATTAGAATATTGAAATGAAAAATCTAAACGAATAAGGGCCGGAATAATTATACATGATTAAAGTGGCCATTCCCATCTTCCACAACCGGGTTTCTCCCCGCCTGGACTGCGCCCGGAAATTACTGGTCCTGGCGATAGAGAAAAATCAACCGGTGGAAAGAATGGAATTAGATATCGGTCACTGGCTGCCCGACGAAAAGATCATTCAACTGCGGCAAATGGGAATAGACCAACTGATTTGTGGTGGAATTCGGATTGAAGACCGGATCGGATTAAACCGTTTTGGAATTCAGGTGGCCTCCCCTCTTTATGGAGAA
This DNA window, taken from Deltaproteobacteria bacterium, encodes the following:
- a CDS encoding sigma 54-interacting transcriptional regulator: MKSTPAFLKIILDSITEGVFTINKDRVITSFNQAAEAITGFPREKAMGKKCYEIFQADICQESCALARTLKTGKNVVDLPVNILNAEGKVLPISVTTAVLKDVQGKMIGGVETFRDLRVIETLRKEITGKYTLNDIVSKSAALQKIFDILPDIARSDSAVLILGPSGSGKEILAKAIHQLSGRKDKPFVAINCSALPETLLESELFGYVRGAFTDAKKDKPGKFALVDSGTLFLDEIADLPLTVQAKLLRVLQEKTYEPLGSNVSRNVKARLISATNKGLKDLVKSGLFREDLYYRLKVIQIELPSLKERREDIPLLIEHFINKFNFRTGKKISQVSSKALQILMHYDFPGNIRELENIIEHAFVLCHGPVIQLSHLPPDLQHYGWESAIPTLLLGKKWKDQEWEVIQKVLEKYQGNRTLAAKELGLHPTTLWRKLKRFSSSPS